GTCGCGCCCGCCCAGCCGCACCTGACCACCGCTCGGTGCCGTGAAGCCCGCCACGATTCTGAGCAGGGTGGTCTTGCCGCAGCCCGACGGCCCCAGCAGCGTGATGAGCTCGCCCTGCTCCAGCGCCAGGTTGATCGGATAGAGGGCGGTATTGGAAGCGTAGGTTTTGGAGACATTCTCAACCGTCAAGTGGCTCATCTTGTGCCTCCCAGTTCGGCCCGGCCCCGCCCAACCCGCAGCATGACCAGCATGGCGGCCCAGGTGACGGCCAGACTGATCAGCGACAGCGCGGCGGCGGGCGTGCCCTGCGTCTGACCGATGTAATTGATGTAGACCGCGAAGGTGTTAAACAGCAGTACGTTCGCGAGGGTGAATTCGCCCAGCACGATGGCAAGGGTCAGCAGCGAGCCGCCCAGCACGGCGCTGCGGATGTTGGGCAGGATAATGCGCCGCAGCAGGGTGCCCCAGCCTGCCCCCAGGCTCTGCGCCGCCTCGCTGAGTGTCTGCAAATCCAGCGCCCGCAGGCCAGTATCTAAGGTGCGGTAGGTGTAGGGCAGACTCAGCACCACGTACCCGGCCACCAGAAACTGCGGTGTACCGACGAACCACTCCGGCCCCTTGTAGAGGCTGGTCAGGCCACCGACCAGAACGATGGGCGGCACCACAAACGACAGGATCGAGAGGCTGCCCAGCAGGTTTCGCAGGCCTGGCGCACGCAGATTGACCCAGAAGGCCGCCGGAATCACCAGCGCAAAGCTGATCAGGATGGTTTCCACCGCCAGCCCGAACGACAGCCCGAAGGTCTGGTGAAACTGTGGGTCACTGAAGATTCTGGCGTAAGCCGAGAAGTCGTAGCGGCTGCCGCCCGCCCACAAGCTGTAGATCGCCAGTGCCAGCAGCGGCAGCATGAAGTACACGCCCACAACGCCGATCCACACACCGCGACCGGTCTGGGCCAGAATATTTTGCCTCACTGTTTTTCCTTCATTTGCGCCACCGGGAACCGAGTCGTTCCAGCAGGGTATACAGGCCCATGGTCAGGGCCATCACTGCGATCACCAGCAGGGCCAGGGCCTGCCCCAGGTGCGGGTCGGAGATGACATTGCCCGACAGCACCGCGCCGATCTGAAGCGGCAGCAGCGGCAGCGCTCCGGAGGTCAGCGCGTAGGCAGTGGCGTAAGCCGAAAAGGCGTTGCCGAACAGCAGCACCGCGCTGGCGAGGAGCGCCGGGGCCAGAATCGGCAGGCCGACAAAGCGCCAGAACTGCCCCGCCGACGCCCCCAGATTCTCGGCCGCCTCGCGCCACTCGCGCCGCAACCCGTCCAGTGCGGGCGCAATCAGAATCACCATCAGCGGAATCTGGAAGTACAGGTACACCAAGATCAACCCGCTGAAGGTAAATAAGCTGAAGCCGGAGCGGTTGAGGTCCAGGCCCACCGCCGCCAGTAAGCGCGTCAGGATGCCGGTGGTGCCCAGTGTGGCGACGAAGGCCAGTGCCAGCGGCACGCCCGCGAAATTCGCCGCCACGCCCGAAAAGGCGATCAGTGGGGCACGCAGCCAGCGTGGGCCGCCCTCGCCCAGCACGGCGTAGGCGGTCAGCCCACCGATCAATGTTCCCAGCAGGGCTGACGCGCCGCTGAGCAGCACGCTGTTTTTCAGGCCCGTCAGATACTGCGGCTGGCCCAGCGCCCGCAGATGCCCAAGCGTCCAGCCGCCCGCCGATCCGTCCACCCCGTCCGAGCGGAAGGCCCCCACCAGCACCGCCAGGGCCGGAACGATCAGAAAGGCCAGCAATACGATCAGCAGTGGGCCGACAAACAGCGCGGTGCTCAGCCAGTGATTCCAGGGGCGAACCGGACGTGGGGACTGGGCCGCGCCGCCCAGTGCCGCCACTGTATCAATGACTGCGGTGGCGGCGGGCTGGGCGCTGAGTGCGCCGTCCAGTTCAGCGCTGAGCATCTTGGTTCGCGGGTCTGGGGAGCGTTCCACTTGTCCTCCTGAAGATGAACGAGGGGCCTTGATCCAAAAGTCCCCGCCAGCCACACGGCGGACGGGGAAAGGAGCCGGGAAAGGTGAAGGGTTACTGCCCGACCTTGGCGGCCCACTGGGCTTTGAGCACGTCCTGCGCCTTGGTCACCTGGGCAGGCGTGGCGAACCTGACTTTCTGGTAGATCGCCGCGTCGGGCAAGCTGGCCAACACGTCCTTGGGAATCACGCCGCGCTTGACCATGTCGTTGAAGCGGATCGGGTGGGCGTAGCCTTTGAGAAACAGCATCTGCCCGGCGTCGGACGTGATGAACTCCTCCCACAGTTTGGCGGCTCCCTGGTTGGGGCCAGTGGCGCTGATGGCGGTGGCGTAGTGGCTGCCGTACACGCCGTCGTTCGGCACGACCACGCTCCAGTCGACCTTCCCGGCGAACTGCTTGCTGTAGCCCAGATTCAGGTAATCCCAGTCGGCCACGATGGGCGTTTGTCCGGTCTGAACGGTGGCGGGCGTGGCCCCCACCGGGATGTAGTTGCCCATTTTCTTGAGTTTGGCAAAAAAGTCGATGCCCGGCTGAATGTTATCCAGTGAGCCGCCGTTGGCCAGCGCCGCCGACCAGACCGCCGAGAAGGCGGCCTGCGCCGAGAGCGGATTGCCGTTGAGCGCCACCTGACCCTTGTATTCCGGCTTGGCGAGGTCGGCCCAGGTCTTGGGCACGTTCTTGATGATGTTCTTGTTGACGCCGAACGAGATCACGCCGAAGTAATTGCCCACCCAGTGGCCGTCTTTGTCCTTGGCGTCGGCAGGGATACTGGCCCAGGTCGACGGCTTATAGGGGGTGAACAGCTTCTCGCCCGTGCCGCTGATGGCGAAGGCTGGACCGACATCCACCACGTCCGGGGCACGTTTCTGGCCCTTCAGCGAGCGGATGGCCTGCAATTCCTCGGCGCTGGAGATGTTGGGAGAAGCGTTGGTGAGATTCAGGCCGTACATCTTCTCGAAGGTGCTGATGATCTCGCCGTAATTGGCCCAGTCTGGCGGCAGGGCGATGGTGTTGAGGCTGCCATCTTTTTTGCCCGCTGTCACCACGCTGGCGGGCAGATTGGGCATCGTCATGGTCTGGGCCAAAGCCGCCAGGGATGTACCTGCGATCATCAGGAGACCCACCCGCACGGACTTGCGCTGCATCAGTGTCTTCTTCATCGTTTCGCTCCTTGCTCGCTGAAGGCTTGGGCTGAATTTCAACTTCATGTCCGCCTCGGAGTGTGAGCGCCCTTTGTGATGCTCATGTCAGGCTCAGCCTCCCCCAGAAAGAGTCGGGATGCAGCGTGAAAGGTGTGGCGCGGCGGGTGAAGCGTGGGTGACGGGCGGCTGACCAAGCACCCTTACCGTCCAGCCATGAACGATCTGAGCAGATTGGGGCTGGCCGTGACTTTGCCGGAACTGAGACAGGCCGCTGGGTGGCTTAAAGACGGAGCGCGAGACGTTGAACTTCAAGACATCTGCGAGGTGCCGGCTCTACTGGATGGCGACTGGCGCGAGGTGGCGCGGCAATCCCGCGAGTTGCTGGAGGGGCACACGGGCCGCATCGGGGTGCATGCGCCGTTCTGGAACCTCTCGCTCGCCAGCCTTGACCCGGAGATTCGCCGGGTGGTGCAGTCCCGTTACCTGCTGGGTCTGGACTACGCCGAGGCGGTGGGCGGCACGCATCTGGTCATTCACAGCCCGTTCTACTTCTTCGGCCACGCCCTGGTGGCGCACCGGGACACGCTGGAGCAGGAAATAGAGCTGACCCACCTTACCCTGCGCCCAGTCTTGGAACGCGCTGAGCAGCTCGGCTGCACGCTGGTCATTGAAAATATCCTGGACACCAACCCTGAGCCGCTGCTGGCGCTGGTGACTTCATTCGACAGCCCATTTGTGCGCCTGAGTATCGACGTGGGTCACGCGCACCTGATGGCCGCGCGCGGCGGGCCTCAGGCGTCCCACTGGCTGCACGCGGCGGACCAGTGGTTGGGTCACGTCCACCTGCAAGACAACGACGCCGCCTCGGACGCGCACCTCGCACCCGGCGAGGGCACGGTTCACTGGCCCAGCATTTTGCGCGCACTGCGGGCGGGTATCACGGACCCGCGCCTGATCGTGGAGGTCAGGCCAAGCGAGCTGGAACGGGCGATGGCCTGGGTGGACGGTGTAAGCACAGGTCTGGACGTCCATTCGGACGAGCTGCGCGTCCACACCACCTGACTTCTGCCGGACTGCCCACGTACATTCCACTGACACTCGGCCCCTACCGCGACGCGACTCAAGCTCCCTCTCAAGTACTGGAGCCGCCGTGATTGAAACCCAACATCTGGAAGCGCACCACCGGGGCAAGCCCGCCCTGCACGATGTGAGGGTGCAGGGCGGCCAGGACCTTACCGCCATCATCGGCCCCAGCGGCGCGGGCAACTCCACCCTGCTGCGGGCCATCGACGGCCTGATTCCGTACAGCGGCGGTCAGATTCTGCTCCAGGGTCAAGCGTCGGGCCGCCCACAATCCAAGCAGCTCCAGCGGCAACAGAAGCACGTCGGTACTGCGTATTCCGGTCGTATGCGGCAGTGATTCCGATCGAATACGGCGGCCCATTCCAGCCCAATGTGGCACCCGGAGATGCTCTGTAATAGCTCCCTCCGGCACACGAGACTCCATCGTCATCCTGAGAGCGCGTTATAAAGGGTCAGGGCCGGTGGCAATTTTTACAGATGAAATGCAAGTCTTACTTATCGGACCTGACCCAAGCTCAGTTTAAGTGGCTGAACCGTTGCTCCCCGCTGCCAAACCAGGAGGTCGACCGCGCACGGTCGACCTCCACGAAATGCTGTGCGCGATCATGTCTGTCTTGCAGGGCGGCACTGCCTGGAGAAACCTACCTCACGACTCTTCAGCCTGGCAGACAGTGGAACGCCCATTAACAACGCCCATTAACATGGTTGACACGCTCCCGTCGGTTGAGTCGGGACGATGAAGGCCGCTGCCACACCTCTGCCGCCTGGTGCTATCTCGCTAACATTCGCCTGATGATTCGTCGCCTCGACCCTTTATAAACGCGCGCTCAGTGTTTCTTCCCCGGTGCCTCAGCACTCAGGATGAACTGTTAGTCCTCGTGGTCATCCTCCTGCTCGACTTCCAGGCGGATGATGTGTTGGACGGCCAGGTGATACACGGTCCCCTTGCGTTCAACGGTCAGCACACCCTGGGCCTTGCCTAAGGCAGCCTTAGCGTCCGCAATCAACTTGTCTGACGGTGACTTGATGACCAAGTCTTCGTGATGGGTCTGCACAATTCTGAGTTTGCTGTTCATGACCTACGTTACACCATGGGGTCGGCATGGGGAGTTGGACTTACCCTGGCGAAGGGCCAAAAATTGGCCAAATTGCATGAGAATTTTCTTAGCCTGTAAAGCCAGGAGGCGCGGAAACGGTTCGTCTACGACGTGAGTAACAAAACACGTGCTCGACGACAAAACTCGGTCTTTCGTCTGATTTGAATAAATTTATCTCTTTGCCAGGCTCAGTCCTGGCTTAAGCGCTGAGCCTGGCAAGTGGGTGGCCCGCATCCCCATCTCTCCAAGTTCCCCCGCCACGCCGAAAAGCGGGCCTTCTTTCCCCTGACAGTCAGCGCCCCAAGCGGCTCTAAGCTCTGGTCCGCTATGCTCTCTTTTCAAGCCTCACTTCACTATTGCGTCGCGCTCACGCTGCTGCTGACCCTGAGCGCCAGCTTGGCCAAGAGTCCCCCCACCTCCTTCGTTACCATCCAGGGTCATCTGGCCAATCCTGAGCAGGTTAGACGCCTGCTGCCCGTCGGCACGCCCGCTGTCTGGCTGACCAATCTCGTGCAGGGGCGACTGGTTGGTAGGGCGGTCCTCAATCAGGACAGTTTTTATCTGCCGGTGCCGCTGAACCTGAGGTTGCCACTTCAGCCTTTTCAGGCCTGCTACGGCGTCAGTGCTGTGCCCGCCAGCCTCCAGACATATCAGGCCGAGACCATGCTGCTCTACAGCTTCAGCGCCGACCGGATCGTGGGACCACTCGTTCAGGCCGACGATCCGCGCACGCCAGTTCGCAGCTCACGCTGGGTTTGCGCTGACCGGGCGGCCACGGTCAGAGGACGCTGCACGGGCCTGAATACCCACTACAACCTGAAATTCCAGCGAGGCTGGAACGCCGTCATGACGGTCAGTCAAACTGGCAACTTCAGCATCACCAACCTCGATCGTCTCCTCCCATACTGGCTACTGGACGACTTCAAACTCAATAAAGCCAGCTCTACGCTCCCTGCGCAACTCTTCAAAGACAACAGGAGTGGTGGTCAGTAACAGCACCCAGGCGCTTTGGTTAGCTCGGCGCTGGGACACTCAATACCCCTATCCTGGCGGAGGGGAGCCTGGCCTGTCACCGTGGAGTCATGCGCTTCCGGCACCACGGCCCCGACCCGGGCCTACGCGAACTGGTGCAAGGCTACTGGGAGTTCGAAGACATGCATCTGGCCGGGCCGCAGCAGACCTACGACATGGCCGAGCGTACCGTCCGCCTGATGTTCCTGGCCGACACCCTCCTGGTCGGGCCGAGCGTCGACACGCTCCGCCCCATCTCACCGGTCGTGCTCACTCCATTTCCCCTTCAGCCCCAGCGCACGGTGGTGCAGGGACAACTGCGCGCCCTGGTGGCCGAACGCTATCCCTGGGGTGCCAGGCAGCTCCTGGGCTGGCAGGCAGCGATGACACCGGACATTCTGGACGCTGCTCTCAGCGCCAGTACCTGGGGCCGTGAGATCGTGGCGCTCGTGCAGCGAGGCGAGTGGCGCACTGCACGCGAGGCGCTCGAAGCGCACCTGTTGCGCCTTGCCGGACTGCACCGCGAACCGGGCACGGGCATGCAGGCGGCCCAGCGGATCTACCAGTCGTTCGGCATGGTGCGGATCGCCGCGCTGGCCGAGGAGCTGAAGCTCAGCACGCGTACCCTAGAGCGCCAGTTCGCACAGCAGGTCGGGGTGAGCGCCAAGACGCTGGCCCGCATGGTCCGCTTCGGCGAGGCAAACACCCGCATCCGCATGAATCCGGCGGTACTGATGGCCGACCTGACCTTTGAGCTGGGCTTTTCCGACCAGGCACACCTGACCAGAGAGTTCAAGGCCCTGTCGAGCGTTCCCCCGGTGTTTTCGCTGCCGTCGCCGCGCGTCGCCAACACGGCGTGGATCTGGATCTGTTGCAGGCGGGTGGCGATTTGTACCTGGAGCTGGAATCGCATCCTGACTTCGGGCCGGGACTGAGACGAGAAGGCGAAGATGAACGCACCAGCTTCGAACCCAATAGCGATCTTGCGTAGGTGGATGCAGCCAAGCCCCGGCAGATCAGGAGCTGATCATTGCTCTCCCAGGCAACCAGATCACGGGTGCAGTTCGTCGAGCAACCCTTCCCCTTCAGGCGTGAGGGTATACAGCTGGACATTCCCATCCAGTTGCCCCTGATGACGCTCCAGAAACCCGTGGTTGGCCAGCATCTTGAGCGCCATCGTGATACTGACCTTGTCGCACAGGCGCATCCCTCGGCGAGTCGCCAGTTCTTCCAGCTCGAACCAGTGGCGCGGTGTTGCTGAGGCCACCGCCAGGAGTCGGTGCGACACTGAGTCAGGCAGAATCCTGCGTCGCCCTTTTACTCGAAGTCCTTGAGGTTCATCTTCCATCCCTTGCCACCCCCTTTCTAGCGAGACTCAAGCTCCTCCCTGAAGCGTTCCCCAGCTGGCGTGATGATATACAGGTGCCCGTCCCGCGCCTTTCCAATTTGTGCGACAAGGCCCTCAGCGAGAAGAGCATGCAGCGCGTTGCGCGAACTCCTGCTGCCGGAGAGGAATAATTGTTGCTTAGACGCCAGGAATTCCAGCCGTCTACCACTGCAGGGGACATCGGACGCGACCACCAGCAGTCTCAAAGCCAACGCCCACACCTCAGGAAAACGGTGGGGGACTTCTGCACCAGACCCTCGACCTTTATCTCCCACACATCCCCAACCCCCGGCAAGCGGTGGGCCATTCGTTGCTCTCCCACATTTCATAGCCGTCCGGGTACTCGACGTCTTTGGTCCGGCGCATCACGTGGGCGAAAAGGCCGCCAGGGTTGCCACTGATGGTGTGTTGCGCCAGGTTCTTCATGTCACACAAGCGCTGAAGCATTGGGTTGATAGTACTGCCTTGTTTCTCTCTTGCCCTGGTGGCCGTCGTCGGGTTGGCTTGGTCCACCGCTACGATGTGGTGTGGCTCCTCCGACAAAAACTCCAGTGGCGACGTCAGCATGCCGATCAAATGATGGGAGACCGTAACCAATGACCCCCCACCAAACGACTCCCCTGTCCATTCCTCAGCCGCAGACCTCTCTGGTGGGCGGCGTGCGCGTCAGCACTGATGCCCAGGCGGGTCGCTACGGCCCAGCCCGGCAGCGCGATGACATCACCCGTGAAGCCGAGCGGGTGGGCCTCAACTTCACGTTCAGCCACCCTAAACGGATATGTGATCTCGGAAACGAGGTGCTGACACTTCATGTCCGGTAAACGCTCAAACGGCGAAGGCTCCATCTACCAGCTCACCGACGGTTCGTGGCGCGGTTCCATCACGGTGCAGCTCGACGGCCTGGGCCGCCCCAAGCGCAAGTCGGTGCGCGGCAAAACCCAGAAGGAAGTCCGCGAGAAACTCAAGCACCTGCTGCGGCTGCGTGACGAGAACGCCCTGATCGACAGCAGCCGCATGACCATCAGCGAGTTCCTCGAAGTCTGGATACGCGACACCAACCCCAACCTGAAGGCCACCACCGCCCACAAGCGCGGTGATGTGATCCGGCTCTACGTCGCGCCGCACCTCGGCAGGCACCAGCTCCAGAAGCTCACTCCGCTGGACATTCAGCACTGGCAGACCAATCTGCTCACCACGCCCCGCAAAGAGGGGGCCATGCCGCTCAATCCCAACACGGTGGCCGGGGCCATGACGCTGCTCAACACCGCCCTCAAGCACGCGCTCCAGCTCGGCCTGATTCACCGCAACCCGGCCGACGCGGTCAAGCGCGTGAAGGTGCCGCGCCGCGACTTTCAGGTGTGGGAACCCAGCGAAGTGCAGCGCCTGATCGTGGCAGTGCAGGACGACCGGCTTTACGGCCTGGTCTACCTCGCCCTGACCACCGGGATGCGGCGCGGCGAGCTGTGTGGCCTGCAGTGGGCAGACATCACCCGTGGCGTGATCACCGTGCGTCACAACTGCGTGCTGGTGGGCAACACCGCCACCATCACCACCCCGAAATCCGAGAAGTCCCGCCGCCGCATTCCGCTGCCCGCCGACACGTTAGAAGCGCTGCGCCTGCACCGCGAACGCCAGCACCGCGAGCGTGACGCAGCAGGGGAGGACTGGCAGGCGACCGACCTGGTGTTCGCCAGCAGCATCGGCACGCTGTACCACCCGCGTAACCTGCTGAGGGACTGGTATGTGCTGCTGGAAATGGCCAAGGTGCGCCGCATCCGCATCCATGATCTGCGCCACACCTACGCCAGTCTCGCTATTTACCAGGGCCTTGATCCCAAGTCGGTGGCGGACCGCCTCGGCCACAGCCGCGCCAGCCTAACTCTGGACTTGTACGCGCACGTCTTCGAGGAGCAGCGCGAACGGGCGGCCCTGACCCTCGGCGAATTGATGAACCGGAGCGAGTCGACGGACGGTCTTCAGCGCTGAATTCTGGCAGCAACGGCGGTAGCAATGCCAGGGTTCCCCAGAATTCCCCAGGAGACTCGAAGTGCTGGAAAGTGACGTCTGGAGCGGGTCTAACAGATTCTAAGAGATTCCAACAGATTCTAAAATAGGGCTTCCAATGAGATTGACACTGTAGGGGTCAGCAGTTCAAATCTGCTCGGGTCTACCAAACAAACGCCTTCCTGGAGGGCGTTTTTTCTGTTGTGGCTCAACAAGACGGTCCTACCGCCTTGATCCCTGCATCGGGGCCGCGTCCTGAGTCGGTTCTTTAGACTAGGCCCGATGAAATGAGCGCCTCGCCTGGGCGGGCGAGTTGCCCTGGATTCAATGGCCGACCATCATTGGTGTGGCTTGCCCGCACTCGCTCCAGGCTTCGTCCTGCCACGCCAGGACCCGCGTTCAAAGCCTTCCGCCCCCAAGCTGCTGTATTTCACGCGGGTCAACCCGCAGGTCTTGTGGTGTGGATTTGTGCGGTGCAGGCGCATGTCATGGCCCAACCGCGCGCGGGGTGAGCAGCAGTCGAGTACCTGAGATCTTGCAGTTTTCGGTCAGATCAGCAAAATACTGTCCAGCACGGTTTTCCAGTGCAGAATTCATAGATGGATTTAGGCAAGCAGCGTGCTGGACAGCTTTTTTCGGCTATCTTGTCAACATTTCAGCGAAAGCAGCACCGCGAGACGTTCGAGGTTGTGATGAACCTGTTTCTGGCTGGTCAAGGCCAACCGCTTCCCCAATTGGCCACTGTCAAATCCCCCTCGGCAGTCAGCCGATTTTTCAATCACGACAGCTGGAATATTCGTGCAGTGATCCGGGCCATGCGCCAGCACGCTCTCGATGAGTTCGAACGCTTTCGACGTGTGCCTTACAGTCACCAGCAGCGTCTAGAACTGATTGTTGACATGACCTCGCTGCATAAGGAGGGAAAATTTGAGCAGCTTGCACCCTGGATCCACCACT
This portion of the Deinococcus rubellus genome encodes:
- a CDS encoding ABC transporter permease, which codes for MRQNILAQTGRGVWIGVVGVYFMLPLLALAIYSLWAGGSRYDFSAYARIFSDPQFHQTFGLSFGLAVETILISFALVIPAAFWVNLRAPGLRNLLGSLSILSFVVPPIVLVGGLTSLYKGPEWFVGTPQFLVAGYVVLSLPYTYRTLDTGLRALDLQTLSEAAQSLGAGWGTLLRRIILPNIRSAVLGGSLLTLAIVLGEFTLANVLLFNTFAVYINYIGQTQGTPAAALSLISLAVTWAAMLVMLRVGRGRAELGGTR
- a CDS encoding ABC transporter permease, with protein sequence MERSPDPRTKMLSAELDGALSAQPAATAVIDTVAALGGAAQSPRPVRPWNHWLSTALFVGPLLIVLLAFLIVPALAVLVGAFRSDGVDGSAGGWTLGHLRALGQPQYLTGLKNSVLLSGASALLGTLIGGLTAYAVLGEGGPRWLRAPLIAFSGVAANFAGVPLALAFVATLGTTGILTRLLAAVGLDLNRSGFSLFTFSGLILVYLYFQIPLMVILIAPALDGLRREWREAAENLGASAGQFWRFVGLPILAPALLASAVLLFGNAFSAYATAYALTSGALPLLPLQIGAVLSGNVISDPHLGQALALLVIAVMALTMGLYTLLERLGSRWRK
- a CDS encoding ABC transporter substrate-binding protein, encoding MKKTLMQRKSVRVGLLMIAGTSLAALAQTMTMPNLPASVVTAGKKDGSLNTIALPPDWANYGEIISTFEKMYGLNLTNASPNISSAEELQAIRSLKGQKRAPDVVDVGPAFAISGTGEKLFTPYKPSTWASIPADAKDKDGHWVGNYFGVISFGVNKNIIKNVPKTWADLAKPEYKGQVALNGNPLSAQAAFSAVWSAALANGGSLDNIQPGIDFFAKLKKMGNYIPVGATPATVQTGQTPIVADWDYLNLGYSKQFAGKVDWSVVVPNDGVYGSHYATAISATGPNQGAAKLWEEFITSDAGQMLFLKGYAHPIRFNDMVKRGVIPKDVLASLPDAAIYQKVRFATPAQVTKAQDVLKAQWAAKVGQ
- a CDS encoding sugar phosphate isomerase/epimerase family protein, producing the protein MNDLSRLGLAVTLPELRQAAGWLKDGARDVELQDICEVPALLDGDWREVARQSRELLEGHTGRIGVHAPFWNLSLASLDPEIRRVVQSRYLLGLDYAEAVGGTHLVIHSPFYFFGHALVAHRDTLEQEIELTHLTLRPVLERAEQLGCTLVIENILDTNPEPLLALVTSFDSPFVRLSIDVGHAHLMAARGGPQASHWLHAADQWLGHVHLQDNDAASDAHLAPGEGTVHWPSILRALRAGITDPRLIVEVRPSELERAMAWVDGVSTGLDVHSDELRVHTT
- a CDS encoding ABC transporter ATP-binding protein, which gives rise to MIETQHLEAHHRGKPALHDVRVQGGQDLTAIIGPSGAGNSTLLRAIDGLIPYSGGQILLQGQASGRPQSKQLQRQQKHVGTAYSGRMRQ
- a CDS encoding transposase — translated: MAEPLLPAAKPGGRPRTVDLHEMLCAIMSVLQGGTAWRNLPHDSSAWQTVERPLTTPINMVDTLPSVESGR
- a CDS encoding helix-turn-helix domain-containing protein — translated: MRFRHHGPDPGLRELVQGYWEFEDMHLAGPQQTYDMAERTVRLMFLADTLLVGPSVDTLRPISPVVLTPFPLQPQRTVVQGQLRALVAERYPWGARQLLGWQAAMTPDILDAALSASTWGREIVALVQRGEWRTAREALEAHLLRLAGLHREPGTGMQAAQRIYQSFGMVRIAALAEELKLSTRTLERQFAQQVGVSAKTLARMVRFGEANTRIRMNPAVLMADLTFELGFSDQAHLTREFKALSSVPPVFSLPSPRVANTAWIWICCRRVAICTWSWNRILTSGRD
- a CDS encoding MarR family winged helix-turn-helix transcriptional regulator, whose translation is MSHRLLAVASATPRHWFELEELATRRGMRLCDKVSITMALKMLANHGFLERHQGQLDGNVQLYTLTPEGEGLLDELHP
- a CDS encoding tyrosine-type recombinase/integrase translates to MSGKRSNGEGSIYQLTDGSWRGSITVQLDGLGRPKRKSVRGKTQKEVREKLKHLLRLRDENALIDSSRMTISEFLEVWIRDTNPNLKATTAHKRGDVIRLYVAPHLGRHQLQKLTPLDIQHWQTNLLTTPRKEGAMPLNPNTVAGAMTLLNTALKHALQLGLIHRNPADAVKRVKVPRRDFQVWEPSEVQRLIVAVQDDRLYGLVYLALTTGMRRGELCGLQWADITRGVITVRHNCVLVGNTATITTPKSEKSRRRIPLPADTLEALRLHRERQHRERDAAGEDWQATDLVFASSIGTLYHPRNLLRDWYVLLEMAKVRRIRIHDLRHTYASLAIYQGLDPKSVADRLGHSRASLTLDLYAHVFEEQRERAALTLGELMNRSESTDGLQR